In the Primulina tabacum isolate GXHZ01 chromosome 15, ASM2559414v2, whole genome shotgun sequence genome, AATCTCAATCAGTTTCACAAGCTCGTTTGGGTCCATTTTGTCACTTACCTGAATCATAATCCCAAATAGGGTACCTCAGTCACAAAAGCCATACAACCAAGTAAAAAAACTATTAAACTAGATTTAACGGAGATAAATATCTTGTTAGAAACCTTAATCCCGAGAGGATTGGAAACTCCTCTAAGAAACTCAACATGAGCACCGTCCAATTGCCTTGTTCGTTCCCCAACCCAAATCATGTGAGCGGAGCAATCATAATATAGGCCGGAGGTTGAATCTAGCCTAGTAAGCGCTTCTTCGTACGGTAAAAGTAAGCATTCATGGGATGTCCAGAACTCAGTAGTGGTCATGATCGGATGATCTGCTGTGAGACCACATGAAGCCATGAAGCCAAGGGCCTCATCTACTCGATGAGCCAGTTCACGGTACCTATAAAAAACAACAGCCCATGAAAACTAAATATagaattgaaaagaaaaaaatagtaAAGTAAACAACAATAGATGGGATACCTATCGCCCTGCTCGCTATGTTCAGTAAAATCAAGGTTCCATTGGGCGACCCTCTGCATggcagcatatcctccagtagCAAATGCTCGAAGAAGGTTCAAAGTAGACACAGATTGGGTGTAGGCTCGAATCATTCTATTGGGATCAGGAGTTCGTGATTTCTCATCAAAAGAATCACCGTTAACATTGTCGCCTCGATAACTCGGCAGCTTCACCCCATCCTTCTCTTCAAACGGATCAGACCTTGGCTTAGCAAATTGCCCCGCCATTCTTCCCACCTAAAGGTTTGAACTTTGGTTGTTTCACAATAACTTTCACAAATCGATTATAGAAACCAAATACAGATAATCAATAAGGCAATAAAAAATGGATCGATGATCACATCACCAAGTAGTTTCAAGTCCTTGTTTTGTATCCTTTTTGGGAGAAAATCAATCCTATGATATTAAACTAACGTAAGAAAACTATTTCAAGTCATCTGCTTATGAAATGACTGTATTCTTCCACAACAATAATTACATACTTTCCCTTTTCATCAGTTACGGAGTGTTTGCATGAGCAGCCACTTGAAATATATACACTTGAACCCAAAAGTTCACAAACAAATTAAGATAAAAAATATgccaaaatcattaattaaaCTAACTTAGTTGAAATGGAGAACAAAAAATGAGAAGACGAATGTGAAATCAGCATCCATGGCAAATTCGTAACAACTGTATTATGAGCAACCAACTCTCCACCTACTTATTTCTTCCTGATAATTCTGCATTCAGTCTTCTCATCAGTAGATGGTGGCTACCTAGGGGTTTAAAATTCATCcataattttaaaacttggaatTCATTGCAAACCAACTAATCTCAATTCTAATCTGAAACAAAATCCGAAGCAACTAAAGATAGAATAGTTCTAAACCAATTATTCACATATCCAGCTTAAAATCAAGGATATAAGAGGGAAAAAAAGGGACCTTGACAACAGGCATCTGGCCACCAAACATGAGAACCACACTCATCTGCAAGAGCACCCTAAAAGTGTCCCTAATGTTATTTGCGCTGAATTCTTCGAAACTCTCCGCACAGTCTCCACCCTGCAAAAGGAATGCATTCCCGAGAGCAGCCTGCCCCAGCTTCTCCTCCAGGCTTCGCGCCTCACCTGCAAAGACAATCGGGGGAAAGGATTCAAGAGTCTTGACGACTGATTCGAGCGCGGCTTTATCAGGGTATTCCGGAAGCTGGGACGCTTTCTTCGATTTCCAGCTGTCAAGACTCCATTTTATTGATGCAGGAGAGGCGGAAGTGGACGGAGGTGGGTTGGAGGATTTGACGGCTGATATTGTTTTCGATCTCGGTTTGATTGAAAGAGATGTAAATGCGTCAGGTTTGGTGGGAATTAAAGGACTAGGGGCGGCGGGAGCGGTGGAAGTGTGGAGGAAGGGGTTGTCGAGGCGCGGTGAGGCGGCGGCGGAGGTTGTCAGAGCCATAGGTCTTGGCGTCAGAGTTTTCGTGATCTCCCCTATGGATTCCAGTAGGAATTTGGCGAGTGGATTTGGGAAGAGAAGGTAAATATTGTCAaacaatttatataaaaataattcccTGCGTGGCTGCGTttcgatttttttatattagtatttttgtcaaaacaaattaaatattaaattcgaaaaataaaaatcaataatattttatgcTAAAAAAATAAAGAGTATGATATCCTATTGATAGGTCCATTACCCTTGGTCTATCcatagcccaaatggaagacaagcTCATCAAGgacccatgtattctcctataaatatcaggtttgagtgttcagttaattaattcattatattgtttttcagcAGCACTCTTAGCTGCTCGCTACTTATATGcccagtctctgacttgagcgtcggaggagcTACGTCAGGACACCCTCTTAGCCCCCTTCTAaaggtcttattcgtgatttcaggctcatgaCAATTCCAAAACCTGCGtttggactagtgacacttgctggaatcagaccttaaatttcccgtgagtatcagaGTATTACGAGGATACTAataaaaaataccaaaaaattaatttataaatattaacCTTTACCTTGATATATAGTATGATAACGACAAGCTGAGttacaaataatattaatttcaaaactatacaaatatttatttgCTATAAGTTTTATGCAAATTTACTATTTCATCTTGAAAAATAAGTTAATTTTCTTTTGTGATTGTTTAATTTTATCTTTGGGAAAAAAATATGAAAGAGATGATCTTGGAGGATACAAATTCCGGTCAAATGGTGTTGGCGCctgattttttaaataattcctaTTTAGTCAAATTTCATCCCCGTAGACTTTTGTCAGTCGGTGCTTGGATTATAACGTCAACTcggttcggtcgaccctacccctgcgggcactgcctgcaagggtcgatccaacggctcggattttttcgagccaatttttgttttttttttacagggaggtgggcccggatcactcatgtggagtgattcgggccgttcattgcccgtgcaggcaGTGCCTGCACGAGTAGGTTGAAACAAACCCGTCAACTCTGAATACAATCAATTTATTTAGTACTTTTTTAAAACTTTATCATGGGCATATCACATTGTTtgcaatattaatataataaaattttgtgtgagacgatgatggtcaattttgtgaaaaaaaatattttatttgggttataaataaaaatatattattattttactgAAATTTTTGTTAGATGATCTCGTGAGTCAATTTTGTAAGACATATATTGATGGGCCAGTTCTTACACCTCGAGGGtgattcaaacacaatattttcaatgagctgcaatagctcgtgttctaagaatgtaaacaacgatgaattaaatctagttttgttttaaaccaagcggaaaatactagAAGTAATCATTTGTTAAGAAAACTGAACAATTTAGAGTTTTTAGCTTGTGTTAACTGAATAATTGAAATAATGGGATCAGTTCttgcttatatcagttcagttatgagaagaactgaactgatatcagctgaaaaTATCAAACTAGTTTTAGagcaatagttaaacagttggggacacaagatatgtttatagatgttcggatACTTcgactgctcctacgtcactccttctaccacctcgggtaggttccactagaagactttgatttatacaacaccttgtacaaacgcACTCATCTTATGACTTACattactgcctaactgaactcatAGCCTTATTGAAGGCAACAcattccagccaacacttgttcaACATCTATGTGTTaaatactacatacacaagtttaatttctttatgcaagactcactcagctattcaATAAGCTTAACACTCTGTatttgtgagtgattgtgtatgcgtgtgtgagaactgatgtgtgtgcgtgtgtgagaactgatgtgtgtgcgtgtgtgagaactgatctatgaatacaacacgaaaatgttctcacacactgaggaaattgtgcttctaatctaagctgataacatcatgaagtgttccctcaaatctgggctTGTTGCTTCTTGTAAGTTGATATAAGTTGAGTGTGTCTTATATTCTTCGACACACTTATTTTTCTCAGTTTTCACTTGTGTGTTCTCTCTCGTTATATTTGTTGATGGTCTAGATCTTGCATATATAGGGGCAATGTATctgtacatcaagactcatcaaatatgtttgttgcagtttgaatccgttcctcgaaatttgtgtCTTGTCCTTTCTGACAACCATTATGGAAAGTCTCGATTTTAAGCTCTGCTGCAATGTTCATTATTGTCTTTTGATTGGACAATTCTTTTGTACCCTAGTGTaaagctggattccacttagataagcttgtcttgttctgcaaactggtcggctcctaactgatgctttgaactggtatggtgaaatcagttgactcgtcagctgaactgatttcactgatttagttgaactggtcaactgggctcttcatcagttgaacttttcatcagctggtcgggc is a window encoding:
- the LOC142526645 gene encoding phospho-2-dehydro-3-deoxyheptonate aldolase 2, chloroplastic-like — its product is MALTTSAAASPRLDNPFLHTSTAPAAPSPLIPTKPDAFTSLSIKPRSKTISAVKSSNPPPSTSASPASIKWSLDSWKSKKASQLPEYPDKAALESVVKTLESFPPIVFAGEARSLEEKLGQAALGNAFLLQGGDCAESFEEFSANNIRDTFRVLLQMSVVLMFGGQMPVVKVGRMAGQFAKPRSDPFEEKDGVKLPSYRGDNVNGDSFDEKSRTPDPNRMIRAYTQSVSTLNLLRAFATGGYAAMQRVAQWNLDFTEHSEQGDRYRELAHRVDEALGFMASCGLTADHPIMTTTEFWTSHECLLLPYEEALTRLDSTSGLYYDCSAHMIWVGERTRQLDGAHVEFLRGVSNPLGIKVSDKMDPNELVKLIEILNPRNQPGRITVIVRMGAENLRVKFPYLIRAVRRAGQIVTWVSDPMHGNTIKAPCGLKTRSFDAIRAEVRAFFDVHDQEGSFPGGVHMEMTGQNVTECVGGSRTITYNDLSSRYHTHCDPRLNASQSLELAFIIAERLRKRRLGPLRNLSSFRP